In the Arachis ipaensis cultivar K30076 chromosome B10, Araip1.1, whole genome shotgun sequence genome, one interval contains:
- the LOC107622790 gene encoding exosome complex exonuclease RRP44 homolog A has product MLHNKSFVKKTKAGKVMKQVREHYLRDDIYCGAPFCTACDTSAARLGPSASTILVVDTNVVLNQIDLLENPAIDDVVVLSIVLEEVKNKNMSVYNRVRAICSNSMRKFFVFSNEYHRDTYIKEMSGETKNDRNDRAIRVAAQWYQKHLGGAVKVLLITNDKENKRKATEEGIHAETVESYVKSLDRPDLLDLLVQPSSEDVNMEEVEDLRPSKRKIIYTEHKPMSEITSGLHRGIYHQGKLRVNRYNPFEAYVGSESIGDEIIIYGRSNMNRAFDGDIVAVELLPQDQWQEEKSLAIACEEDEDEDDGVHLAPNSADDAPRTVPQQSSTGEVNTTPSRPSGRVVGIIKRNWHSYCGSLDPMPMPAGSGGVAHALFVSKDRRIPKIRIQTRQLENLLDKRIIVAVDSWDRQSRYPSGHYVRTIGEIGDRDTESEVVLIENDINSRPFSSQVLACLPPLPWSVSAEDLSNPIRQDLRGLCVFSVDPPGCKDIDDALHCTSLPNGNFEVGVHIADVTNFVHPGTPLDEEASQRGTSVYLVERRIDMLPKPLTEDICSLRSDVERLAFSYIQEMTPEADIVSSRFTKSVIKSSAALSYVEAQARMDDSRLMDPITTNLRNMNSLAKKMRLRRIERGALTLASAEVKFQIDTETHDPLDIGMYQIREANQMVEEFMLAANVSVAEQILKSFPLCSLLRRHPTPTREMLEPLLRTAAAVGLHLDVSSSKALADSLDHSVGDDPYFNKLIRILATRCMSQAVYFSSGDLTPPEYHHYGLAAPLYTHFTSPIRRYADVIVHRLLAASLGISKLPPVFQDRLQLTSISDNLNYRHRNAQMAGRASVELHTLIYFRNRPTDTEARVVKMRSNGFFVFVPKYGIEGPIYLTQKGEKGSGEWYVDEQQQKIKKMDGSISYSILQTVQIHMEVVEPQPNRPKLQLTLL; this is encoded by the exons TGAGGGAGCACTACCTCCGCGACGACATCTACTGCGGCGCCCCCTTCTGCACCGCCTGCGACACCTCCGCCGCTCGCTTGGGTCCCTCCGCCTCCACTATCCTCGTCGTCGACACCAATGTCGTCCTCAACCAG ATTGATTTGCTGGAGAATCCAGCTATCGACGATGTGGTGGTGCTCTCCATTGTGCTGGAAGAGGTTAAGAACAAGAATATGTCTGTTTACAATCGAGTTAGAGCTATCTGTAGCAATTCCATGAGGAAGTTCTTTGTTTTCTCCAACGAATACCACAG GGATACATATATTAAGGAAATGAGTGGAGAAACCAAGAATGATAGGAATGATAGAG CTATCCGAGTGGCTGCTCAGTGGTATCAGAAACATCTTGGCGGTGCGGTAAAGGTTTTGCTTATAACCAATGATAAAGAGAACAAAAGGAAGGCTACTGAAGAGGGCATTCATGCAGAAACAG TTGAATCATATGTCAAGTCTTTGGATCGACCAGATTTACTTGACCTGCTTGTACAGCCTTCATCAGAAGATGTAAACATggaagaggttgaagatctcagacCATCGAAGAGGAAAATCATCTATACAGAG CATAAGCCGATGTCAGAAATTACTTCTGGATTGCATCGAGGAATATATCATCAAGGGAAACTTCGTGTGAACCGTTACAACCCATTTGAAGCATATGTTGGAAGTGAGAGCATTGGGGATGAAATAATTATTTATGGGCGCTCAAACATGAACCGAGCTTTTGATGGTGATATTGTGGCGGTTGAACTCCTGCCTCAGGACCAATGGCAAGAAGAGAAGAGTCTAGCTATTGCTTGTGAAG aggatgaggatgaggatgatggtGTTCATCTAGCTCCGAATAGCGCTGATGATGCACCTAGAACTGTTCCCCAGCAAAGTTCTACTGGAGAAGTAAATACCACACCGAGTCGCCCTTCTGGTCGTGTTGTTGGCATTATCAAGAGAAATTGGCATTC GTATTGTGGATCTTTGGACCCAATGCCTATGCCTGCAGGAAGTGGCGGTGTTGCTCATGCCTTATTTGTCTCCAAAGATCGCAGAATTCCCAAGATTCGAATACAAACCCGCCAGCTTGAGAACCTTCTTGATAAGAGAATTATTGTGGCTGTTGATTCTTGGGATCGTCAATCTCGATATCCATCAGGCCATTATGTACGAACTATAGGAGAGATAGGTGATAGAGATACTGAAAGTGAG GTCGTTTTGATAGAAAATGACATAAATTCAAGGCCATTCTCTTCACAAGTTCTAGCATGTTTGCCACCATTGCCATGGTCAGTATCTGCTGAAGATCTGTCCAATCCAATCAGGCAGGATTTGCGTGGACTGTGTGTCTTCAGTGTAGACCCTCCAG GTTGCAAGGATATTGATGATGCACTCCACTGTACATCTCTTCCAAATGGAAATTTTGAAGTTGGAGTTC ATATTGCCGATGTGACAAATTTTGTGCATCCTGGTACTCCACTTGATGAAGAGGCTTCACAAAGGGGAACATCTGTCTACCTAGTTGAGAGACGGATAGACATGCTTCCAAAGCCTCTCACTGAAG ATATATGTTCTCTTCGATCTGATGTGGAAAGGCTTGCATTCTCTTATA TACAGGAAATGACACCTGAAGCAGACATTGTTTCCAGCAGATTCACAAAAAGTGTCATTAAATCTTCTGCGGCGTTGTCTTATGTCGAAGCTCAAGCAAGGATGGATGATAG TCGTTTGATGGATCCAATAACTACAAATTTGAGGAATATGAATAGTTTAGCTAAG AAAATGAGATTAAGGCGTATTGAGAGAGGAGCTTTGACTCTTGCATCTGCTGAAGTCAAATTTCAAATTGACACAGAAACTCATGACCCCCTTGATATTG GTATGTACCAGATTCGGGAAGCCAACCAAATGGTGGAGGAGTTTATGCTTGCTGCTAATGTTTCAGTTGCAGAACAAATTCTTAAAAGTTTTCCTCTATGCTCATTATTAAG GCGCCATCCAACACCAACTAGAGAGATGCTTGAGCCTTTGCTACGTACTGCTGCTGCAGTTGGCCTGCACTTGGACGTCTCATCCTCAAAAGCATTGGCTGATTCTCTTGACCACTCTGTG GGTGATGATCCTTACTTCAACAAGTTAATCCGCATTCTAGCAACTAGATGCATGAGTCAG GCTGTTTATTTCAGTAGTGGGGATCTTACCCCTCCAGAATATCATCATTATGGGCTTGCAGCTCCTTTATATACTCATTTCACATCACCAATAAGAAGATATGCTG atgtaattgtgcataggttacTTGCTGCATCTTTAGGAATATCCAAGTTACCACCTGTATTTCAAGACAGGCTTCAGCTCACTAGTATTTCAGACA ATTTAAATTATCGGCATAGGAATGCACAGATGGCTGGGCGAGCCTCTGTAGAGCTCCATACCCTAATTTACTTCCGGAATAG GCCGACAGATACAGAAGCTAGGGTGGTGAAAATGAGATCAAATGGATTCTTTGTGTTTGTTCCCAA ATATGGCATAGAAGGGCCTATATATTTGACACAAAAAGGTGAGAAGGGAAGTGGAGAATGGTATGTCGACGAGCAACAACAGAAAATCAAAAAGATGGATGGTAGCATTTCATACAGCATTTTGCAGACCGTCCAAATTCATATGGAGGTCGTGGAGCCGCAGCCTAACCGACCAAAACTTCAGCTTACTCTTCTATGA